One stretch of Streptomyces sp. NBC_00443 DNA includes these proteins:
- a CDS encoding TetR/AcrR family transcriptional regulator, producing the protein MSTKVRTADTRERILTAACEVIADIGFEKIRMRMVAERAGVSTALLHYHFDTREKLFTEAMTHSFANTAVDVERDAETAPAAVILARILRNLLPTDPQLHQDWRLWQELWVRALRDETTRVFAVDLYAQLHAWVGDAVRRGIASGEFTPTDVDDLSTLVLSLSDGYGIRLMLRDPTVTLDTALTSIWRHVSTALGLPATVPTD; encoded by the coding sequence GTGTCCACGAAGGTGCGCACGGCAGACACCCGCGAGCGCATCCTGACCGCGGCGTGCGAGGTCATCGCCGACATCGGGTTCGAGAAGATCCGGATGCGCATGGTCGCCGAGCGGGCCGGTGTGTCGACGGCGCTGCTGCACTACCACTTCGACACGCGCGAGAAGCTGTTCACCGAGGCGATGACACACTCCTTCGCCAACACGGCCGTCGACGTCGAACGTGACGCGGAGACGGCCCCGGCGGCGGTCATCCTGGCCCGCATCCTGCGCAACCTGCTGCCCACCGACCCCCAGCTCCACCAGGACTGGCGGCTCTGGCAGGAACTGTGGGTCCGGGCGCTGCGCGACGAGACCACGCGGGTCTTCGCCGTCGACCTGTACGCCCAGCTGCACGCCTGGGTGGGGGACGCGGTACGACGCGGCATCGCCTCCGGCGAGTTCACGCCGACCGACGTGGACGACCTCAGCACCCTCGTCCTGTCCCTCAGCGACGGCTACGGCATCCGCCTCATGCTGCGCGACCCCACGGTCACCCTCGACACGGCGCTCACCTCCATCTGGCGCCATGTCTCGACCGCGCTGGGCCTGCCCGCGACCGTGCCGACGGACTGA
- a CDS encoding acyl-CoA dehydrogenase family protein codes for MDFRLTPRQVQLKADARALTDFIAGYEIQCEEDNGLPADAHTKVRDAVLDAGLQAVNMPAEWGGAGLTIAEQVTVQEELGRLTGALWDMVWRPANALRFCTPEQRERFLVPVINGERRDCYAVTEPGAGSDPQNLATTATKNDQGWVLNGEKWFVTVGDHADFMIVLAAAGPERAPTLFLVDKDTPGIEMTRVPRWMHTFVYEHPEFTFTDVQVGEDAVLGGIGEGYDITRSWFTEERLMIAARTIGAAERALELSRDWAVEREQFGAPISSYQLIQGMLADCAVDIAVNRAYTHQVAWEIDQASAEDRKTLHAKAAIAKLSASEASGRVIDRCLQIHGGRGYDRSYAVERLYRELRVDRIWEGTSEIQRLIIANELIKRGSGVLDLPSA; via the coding sequence ATGGACTTCCGTCTCACCCCGCGCCAGGTTCAGCTCAAGGCCGACGCACGCGCCCTCACCGACTTCATCGCCGGCTACGAGATCCAGTGCGAGGAGGACAACGGCCTGCCCGCCGACGCCCACACCAAGGTCCGTGACGCAGTGCTGGACGCCGGACTCCAGGCCGTCAACATGCCGGCCGAGTGGGGCGGCGCCGGCCTCACCATCGCCGAACAGGTCACCGTGCAGGAGGAGTTGGGGCGGCTCACCGGCGCCCTGTGGGACATGGTGTGGCGGCCCGCGAACGCGCTGCGGTTCTGCACCCCCGAGCAGCGCGAGCGCTTCCTCGTCCCGGTGATCAACGGCGAGCGGCGTGACTGCTACGCCGTCACCGAGCCCGGCGCCGGCTCCGACCCGCAGAACCTGGCCACCACGGCGACGAAGAACGACCAGGGCTGGGTGCTCAACGGCGAGAAGTGGTTCGTGACCGTCGGCGACCACGCCGACTTCATGATCGTGCTCGCCGCGGCCGGACCGGAGCGCGCACCCACCCTCTTCCTGGTCGACAAGGACACCCCCGGCATCGAGATGACCCGGGTCCCGCGCTGGATGCACACCTTCGTGTACGAGCACCCCGAGTTCACCTTCACCGACGTCCAGGTCGGCGAGGACGCCGTGCTCGGCGGCATCGGCGAGGGGTACGACATCACGCGCTCGTGGTTCACCGAGGAGCGCCTGATGATCGCCGCCCGCACCATCGGCGCGGCTGAGCGGGCCCTGGAGCTGTCCCGGGACTGGGCCGTGGAGCGCGAGCAGTTCGGGGCGCCGATCTCCTCGTACCAGCTGATCCAGGGCATGCTCGCCGACTGCGCCGTGGACATCGCCGTCAACCGGGCCTACACCCATCAGGTCGCCTGGGAGATCGACCAGGCCTCGGCCGAGGACCGCAAGACACTGCACGCCAAGGCGGCCATCGCCAAGCTCTCGGCGAGCGAGGCCTCGGGCCGGGTGATCGACCGGTGCCTCCAGATCCACGGCGGGCGCGGCTACGACCGCTCGTACGCCGTCGAACGGCTCTACCGCGAGCTGCGCGTGGACCGCATCTGGGAGGGCACCTCCGAGATCCAGCGGCTGATCATCGCCAACGAACTCATCAAGCGCGGCTCGGGGGTTCTGGACCTGCCCAGCGCCTGA
- a CDS encoding NADH-ubiquinone oxidoreductase-F iron-sulfur binding region domain-containing protein, translated as MTGVYSLLPEGRHGLLAPLGDSEGIDGYLAAGGYAPLVAPDRLLDRIAATGLRGRGGAGFPAAVKLRSVRDAPLGPRVVVANGEEGEPGSVKDRWLLRHRPHAVLDGLRLAAAMTGAEHGFVYLSDDLAEQAVRRALAESAPEVRIDVVRTRHTYVAGEETAVVRAVNGGPALPTAKPPRPFESGVGGAPTLVANVETLARVAAMYSRPDDADSVAGTHLVTLSGAGAAGAALAEVPVGTHLKVLADLCGYGTATAVLLGGMFGGLYGEGWTDLVLDHERLKEAGGALGCGALHFLRPEDCPVGVAAEAAAYLAAQSARQCGVCVSGTGALAGALTAAARGEAGYDSVDKLRRWSQQLPGRGACGLLDAAARIAGSLLAHFPDLIDAHRRSGCSACEGAAAEDGRRFTVPVP; from the coding sequence ATGACCGGCGTGTACTCCCTCCTTCCCGAAGGACGCCACGGCCTGCTCGCTCCGCTCGGGGACAGCGAGGGCATCGACGGCTACCTTGCCGCGGGCGGTTACGCGCCGCTCGTCGCCCCCGACCGGCTGCTCGACCGCATCGCCGCGACGGGGCTGCGGGGCCGCGGCGGAGCCGGGTTCCCCGCCGCCGTCAAGCTCCGATCCGTCCGCGACGCACCACTCGGCCCGCGCGTGGTCGTGGCCAACGGGGAGGAGGGCGAGCCCGGCTCCGTCAAGGACCGCTGGCTGCTCCGGCACCGCCCGCATGCGGTCCTCGACGGTCTGCGGCTGGCCGCGGCCATGACCGGTGCCGAGCACGGCTTCGTGTATCTCTCCGACGACCTCGCCGAGCAGGCGGTGCGACGGGCGCTCGCCGAGTCCGCGCCCGAGGTGCGCATCGACGTCGTACGGACACGGCACACCTACGTCGCGGGGGAGGAGACCGCGGTCGTACGAGCTGTCAACGGCGGCCCGGCGCTGCCCACGGCCAAACCGCCGCGCCCGTTCGAGAGCGGAGTCGGCGGCGCGCCCACGCTGGTCGCCAACGTGGAGACCCTGGCCCGCGTCGCGGCGATGTACTCGCGCCCGGACGACGCGGACTCGGTCGCCGGGACCCACCTGGTGACCCTCTCGGGCGCCGGGGCTGCCGGTGCCGCGCTTGCCGAGGTCCCCGTGGGCACGCATCTGAAGGTCCTCGCCGACCTGTGCGGATATGGCACGGCCACCGCGGTCCTGCTGGGCGGCATGTTCGGCGGGCTGTACGGCGAGGGCTGGACGGACCTGGTCCTCGACCACGAACGCCTGAAGGAGGCCGGCGGAGCCCTCGGCTGCGGCGCGCTGCACTTCCTGCGCCCCGAGGACTGCCCGGTCGGCGTGGCCGCCGAGGCGGCCGCCTATCTGGCCGCGCAGAGCGCCCGGCAGTGCGGGGTGTGCGTGTCCGGCACCGGGGCGCTGGCCGGAGCCCTCACGGCTGCGGCCCGCGGCGAGGCGGGCTACGACTCCGTCGACAAGCTGCGCCGCTGGTCGCAGCAGCTGCCCGGCCGAGGGGCCTGCGGGCTGCTGGACGCCGCCGCCCGGATCGCCGGCAGCCTCCTCGCCCACTTTCCCGACCTGATCGACGCCCACCGCCGCTCCGGCTGCTCCGCCTGCGAGGGCGCGGCAGCCGAGGACGGGCGCCGGTTCACGGTGCCGGTGCCCTGA
- a CDS encoding acyl-CoA dehydrogenase family protein — protein MDMRYTPEQADLKRRAAEYARLLMRYEDQSEQAGGPLPQQLVTELTRAAMDAGVYAINMPAEWGGAGLSLLDQVIVEEEFGKVTNCLWDIPWRPANVLAYGDERQREKYLLPVIRAEKFDAFAVTEPGAGSDPSSGTSTADRTDGGWVLNGEKWFVTCGDIADFLLVQADAGPERQPTLFFVDRAAPGVEMTRVPHFMHSAVNGHPEFTFTDVFVADEDVLGGVGNGYELTKEWFTDERLMIAARTVGAAERALQLARDWAVQREQFGAPISSYQLIQGMLADCAVDIAVNRAYTHQVAWEADQPGTDRKTLHAKASTAKLAASEAAGRVADRCLQIFGGRGYDRTYPVERMYRELRVDRIWEGTSEIQRLIIANELIKRGTRALALPTP, from the coding sequence ATGGACATGCGCTACACCCCCGAGCAGGCCGACCTCAAGCGCCGCGCCGCCGAGTACGCCCGCCTGCTGATGCGGTACGAGGACCAGTCCGAGCAGGCCGGCGGGCCCCTGCCGCAGCAGCTCGTGACCGAACTGACCCGGGCCGCCATGGACGCCGGTGTCTACGCCATCAACATGCCCGCCGAATGGGGCGGCGCCGGACTCAGCCTGCTCGACCAGGTCATCGTCGAGGAGGAGTTCGGCAAGGTCACCAACTGCCTCTGGGACATTCCCTGGCGGCCCGCCAACGTGCTGGCCTACGGCGACGAGAGGCAGCGCGAGAAGTACCTGCTGCCCGTGATCCGCGCGGAGAAGTTCGACGCGTTCGCGGTGACCGAGCCGGGAGCGGGATCCGACCCGTCCTCCGGCACCTCCACGGCCGACCGCACCGACGGCGGCTGGGTGCTCAACGGCGAGAAGTGGTTCGTCACCTGCGGCGACATCGCCGACTTCCTGCTGGTGCAGGCGGACGCCGGACCCGAGCGGCAGCCGACGCTGTTCTTCGTGGACCGGGCCGCGCCCGGCGTCGAGATGACCCGGGTCCCGCACTTCATGCACTCCGCCGTCAACGGGCACCCCGAATTCACCTTCACCGACGTCTTCGTGGCCGACGAGGACGTGCTCGGCGGCGTCGGCAACGGCTACGAGCTCACCAAGGAATGGTTCACCGACGAACGCCTGATGATCGCGGCCCGCACCGTCGGCGCGGCCGAGCGTGCCCTGCAACTCGCCCGGGACTGGGCCGTGCAGCGCGAGCAGTTCGGAGCGCCGATCTCCTCGTACCAGCTGATCCAGGGCATGCTCGCCGACTGCGCCGTGGACATCGCCGTGAACCGTGCCTACACCCACCAAGTGGCCTGGGAGGCGGACCAGCCGGGCACCGACCGCAAGACGCTGCACGCCAAGGCCTCCACCGCCAAGCTCGCCGCCAGCGAGGCCGCCGGCCGGGTCGCCGACCGCTGTCTGCAGATCTTCGGCGGCCGGGGCTACGACCGCACCTACCCCGTCGAGCGCATGTACCGCGAGCTGCGCGTCGACCGGATCTGGGAGGGCACCTCCGAGATCCAGCGGCTGATCATCGCCAACGAGCTGATCAAGCGCGGCACGCGCGCCCTTGCCCTGCCCACGCCCTGA
- a CDS encoding aromatic ring-hydroxylating oxygenase subunit alpha, producing MHPSTTRADSVSAPPPESPQPAQQSPLDPPGEALPARYYTDPAVAEAETDRIFAKSWQLVCHESDLPGAGARLTATAAGREVLVVRTEDGGLAAHLNVCRHRGTRLVTDPEPSGKAIRCPYHGWTYKLDGRLVGAPEARRIPCLDKPRLGLHPVNVESFLGFVFVNLDMEATPLAESCAGLAEAVGHYAGPGLVPVGKHRIHDVADGEEQNANWKVIVDNYLEGYHVPVAHPSLMRLLDYQAYTVDVQENYVLFESPLRDKPSSNWTERLYQRLATPMPGLTEADRRVWRYAVIYPNTLIDFYPDHVLAWTALPTAQDRAAIPGGFYTRHGESVRTRLARRINIHIGWVTNDEDAELVERVQAGMRTPGFEPGPLSQREAAVGWFAGRVREDLEGDAG from the coding sequence ATGCATCCCTCGACCACACGGGCAGACAGCGTCTCCGCTCCCCCGCCGGAGTCGCCCCAACCGGCCCAACAGTCGCCCCTCGATCCCCCCGGAGAGGCGCTGCCCGCCCGCTACTACACGGATCCGGCCGTCGCCGAGGCCGAGACCGACCGTATCTTCGCCAAGTCATGGCAGCTCGTCTGTCACGAGTCCGACCTCCCCGGCGCCGGCGCCCGGCTGACCGCCACCGCCGCCGGCCGTGAGGTGCTGGTCGTGCGCACCGAGGACGGCGGCCTCGCCGCCCACCTCAACGTCTGCCGGCACCGCGGCACCCGCCTGGTCACGGACCCGGAGCCGTCGGGCAAGGCGATCCGCTGCCCGTACCACGGCTGGACCTACAAGCTGGACGGACGGCTGGTCGGGGCCCCCGAGGCCCGCCGGATCCCCTGCCTGGACAAGCCCCGGCTCGGACTGCACCCGGTCAACGTCGAGTCCTTCCTCGGCTTCGTCTTCGTCAACCTGGACATGGAGGCGACCCCGCTCGCCGAGAGCTGCGCCGGGCTGGCCGAGGCCGTCGGCCACTACGCCGGACCCGGCCTGGTCCCGGTCGGCAAGCACCGTATCCATGACGTGGCGGACGGCGAGGAGCAGAACGCCAACTGGAAGGTGATCGTCGACAACTATCTGGAGGGCTACCACGTCCCCGTGGCGCACCCCTCCCTCATGCGACTGCTCGACTACCAGGCGTACACGGTGGACGTGCAGGAGAACTACGTACTCTTCGAGTCCCCGCTGCGCGACAAGCCGTCCTCGAACTGGACCGAGCGGCTCTACCAGCGGCTGGCGACCCCGATGCCGGGGCTGACCGAGGCCGACCGGCGGGTGTGGCGGTACGCCGTGATCTATCCCAACACGCTCATCGACTTCTACCCTGACCACGTGCTCGCATGGACCGCCCTGCCCACCGCCCAGGACCGGGCGGCGATTCCCGGCGGCTTCTACACCCGGCACGGGGAGAGCGTCCGCACCCGGCTGGCCCGGAGGATCAACATCCACATCGGCTGGGTCACCAACGACGAGGACGCCGAGCTGGTGGAGCGCGTGCAGGCAGGGATGCGCACCCCCGGCTTCGAGCCGGGGCCGCTGTCACAGCGCGAGGCCGCTGTCGGCTGGTTCGCCGGCCGGGTCCGGGAGGACCTGGAGGGGGACGCCGGGTGA
- a CDS encoding 3-hydroxybutyryl-CoA dehydrogenase, whose protein sequence is MTDIKRVGVVGCGLMGAGIAEVCARADVPVTVVERDAEAARAGRLRIARSLDRATAHGRLSDERRVAAESLVTVVHEIEALHDHDLVIEAVAEDEALKIDVFTRLDSVITGDDTILATNTSSIPVIRLAAATTRPDRVVGVHFFNPVPVLRLVELVPSLLTSPSTAARAEDFVTGTLDKEVVRTRDKAGFVVNALLVPYLLAAVRMVESGSASVEDVDRGMVLGCAHPLGPLALTDLIGLDTTRAIAESLYAEFREPQYSPPPLLSRMVEAGLLGRKSGRGFHAYDAQGRPEAAAPAERP, encoded by the coding sequence ATGACCGACATCAAGCGCGTGGGAGTCGTCGGCTGCGGGCTGATGGGCGCCGGCATCGCCGAGGTCTGCGCACGGGCCGACGTACCGGTCACGGTCGTCGAGCGCGACGCGGAGGCGGCCCGGGCCGGCCGCCTCCGCATCGCCCGCTCGCTCGACCGGGCCACCGCACACGGCAGGCTGAGCGACGAACGACGGGTGGCCGCCGAGTCCCTGGTCACCGTCGTCCATGAGATCGAGGCACTGCACGACCACGACCTGGTCATCGAAGCGGTCGCCGAGGACGAGGCCCTCAAGATCGACGTCTTCACCCGCCTCGACTCCGTGATCACCGGCGACGACACGATCCTGGCGACCAACACCTCCTCCATCCCGGTCATCCGGCTCGCCGCCGCGACGACCCGCCCCGACCGGGTCGTCGGCGTGCACTTCTTCAACCCCGTACCGGTCCTGCGGCTCGTCGAACTCGTGCCGTCGCTGCTCACCTCGCCCAGTACGGCGGCACGGGCCGAGGACTTCGTGACCGGCACCCTCGACAAGGAGGTGGTCCGCACCCGGGACAAGGCCGGGTTCGTCGTCAACGCCCTGCTCGTGCCCTATCTCCTGGCCGCCGTCCGCATGGTGGAGTCGGGCAGCGCGAGCGTCGAGGACGTCGACCGCGGCATGGTCCTCGGCTGCGCGCACCCCCTCGGCCCGCTCGCCCTGACCGACCTGATCGGCCTGGACACCACACGCGCCATCGCGGAGTCGCTGTACGCCGAGTTCCGTGAGCCCCAGTACTCTCCACCCCCACTGCTGTCCCGGATGGTGGAGGCCGGCTTGCTGGGGCGGAAGTCCGGCCGCGGCTTCCACGCGTACGACGCACAGGGCCGTCCCGAGGCCGCGGCACCGGCGGAGCGGCCGTGA
- a CDS encoding ferredoxin has protein sequence MKLLLDSTRCQGYGLCQEPAPELIDLDEWGYAQMRATEVPQGDEEAAETAVAACPNAALRLVK, from the coding sequence ATGAAACTCCTGCTGGACTCCACCCGCTGCCAGGGCTACGGCCTCTGCCAGGAACCCGCACCCGAGCTGATCGACCTCGACGAGTGGGGCTACGCGCAGATGCGCGCGACCGAAGTGCCGCAGGGCGACGAGGAAGCCGCCGAGACCGCTGTCGCCGCCTGCCCCAACGCTGCGCTGCGGCTGGTGAAGTGA
- a CDS encoding polyamine ABC transporter substrate-binding protein, with product MSPEAIPPSRRAVLRAGAFGLLGAAAGGCGFMPAKTPDARQLAPVKARVDGDLVYFNWADFVDPSVFKGFEKEYGVRVIQSNFDSMEGMVAKLNAGNRYDIIFPTAKWTQRLVRGGRLRRIDHSQLAHARDIFGTYAYFADPWYDPGSAHTIPFTAYKTGIGWRRDKIGELTDSWRDLWSDRANGKVFLLDDRDEVLGMGALALGLDVSTGDTGDLDRITSLLGTLRPRLRGFSSDSYNNLLNGNALIQQAWSGDMAAMLNQADDPSVFGFQAPKEGTPINSDCYAIPWNAPHPGTAMLFIDYMLRPANVKKNIEYIGYPMPVAGTEKTYADLVEPFPECLVTQDDLKADVFFRNVGSAAEDARDAAWTHVKAG from the coding sequence ATGTCCCCCGAGGCAATACCGCCGTCCCGACGCGCCGTGCTGCGGGCAGGCGCCTTCGGCCTGCTGGGCGCCGCGGCCGGCGGCTGCGGGTTCATGCCCGCGAAAACGCCCGACGCCCGACAGCTGGCGCCTGTGAAGGCGCGCGTCGACGGCGATCTCGTCTACTTCAACTGGGCCGACTTCGTCGACCCGTCCGTGTTCAAGGGCTTTGAGAAGGAGTACGGCGTCAGGGTCATCCAGTCGAACTTCGACTCGATGGAAGGCATGGTCGCCAAGCTCAACGCCGGCAACCGCTACGACATCATCTTCCCCACGGCCAAATGGACCCAGCGGCTGGTCCGCGGAGGCCGGCTGCGCCGTATCGACCACTCCCAGCTCGCCCACGCGCGGGACATCTTCGGCACCTACGCGTACTTCGCCGACCCCTGGTACGACCCCGGCTCCGCACACACCATCCCGTTCACCGCGTACAAGACCGGCATCGGCTGGCGGCGCGACAAGATCGGTGAGCTCACCGATTCCTGGCGGGACCTGTGGAGCGACCGGGCCAACGGCAAGGTCTTCCTGCTGGACGACCGCGACGAGGTCCTCGGCATGGGCGCCCTCGCCCTCGGTCTCGACGTCAGCACCGGCGACACCGGCGACCTCGACCGCATCACCTCTCTCCTGGGCACCCTGCGGCCACGGCTGCGCGGCTTCTCCAGCGACAGCTACAACAACCTCCTCAACGGCAACGCGCTGATCCAGCAGGCGTGGAGCGGTGACATGGCCGCCATGCTCAACCAGGCCGACGACCCCTCCGTGTTCGGGTTCCAGGCCCCCAAGGAGGGCACGCCGATCAACTCCGACTGCTACGCCATCCCCTGGAACGCCCCGCACCCCGGCACGGCGATGCTGTTCATCGACTACATGCTGCGGCCGGCGAACGTGAAGAAGAACATCGAGTACATCGGCTACCCGATGCCGGTCGCGGGCACCGAGAAGACCTACGCCGACCTGGTCGAGCCCTTCCCCGAGTGCCTGGTCACCCAGGACGACCTGAAGGCCGACGTCTTCTTCCGCAACGTCGGCAGCGCGGCGGAGGACGCCCGCGACGCCGCCTGGACCCATGTGAAGGCGGGCTGA
- a CDS encoding acetate--CoA ligase family protein, translated as MGRDLSALFDPVSVAVVGASDDPAKYGHAIAAQAVRAGGRRPVHMVNRRGGTVLGRTVAPSLSAIGEPVDLAVVSVPAAGFEDAVDEALRCGARAIVAITAGFAETGDAGRIRQQAVAERVRAAGAVMVGPNCLGIADNTTDLFLASDTFTPGGVALLSQSGNLALELQLRFRPHGLGFSRFVSLGNQADVTLVDLLADCARHEGTRAIAVYAEDFGDGRAFAEAAADAGKPVVLLTAGRGDASARSAQSHTGALTTSADVVTAACRDAGVELVATPRELTVAVAALSGARRASGRRVAVLTDGGGHGVVAADAVEAAGLTVPELHEPTRQELREALWEQSAVANPVDLAGMGEQDPGSYAETVAALLAAEEVDAVLMTGYFGGYAAAEGGLGGGGKALADGEKEAARLIAARHRATAKPLVVQSMYPESPSCRTLAAAGIPVFAATEDSARALAATAPVEECTGVTPLPRPAPPLRESGYMETRRALEEAGLAFPAAREIHDEAELLAAAEEFSGPYVLKALHLLHKSDAGGVVLGLAGPGELLAAFREMHARLGASSYSVEAMADLTDGIELIVGVNRDPRFGPVAMVGLGGVLAEALHDVAFTLAPVPAERAVSLLRGLRTAALLDGVRGKPPVDVEAAAKAVEAITAFAAAHPEIAEIEVNPLLVRPDGALALDSRAVLA; from the coding sequence ATGGGACGTGACCTGTCGGCCCTCTTCGACCCCGTATCCGTCGCCGTCGTGGGGGCCAGCGACGACCCGGCCAAGTACGGCCACGCCATAGCCGCCCAGGCGGTTCGCGCGGGCGGCCGTCGCCCCGTGCACATGGTCAACCGCCGCGGCGGCACGGTGCTCGGGCGGACCGTCGCGCCCAGCCTGAGCGCGATCGGCGAGCCCGTAGACCTGGCGGTGGTCTCCGTGCCCGCCGCCGGTTTCGAGGACGCCGTCGACGAGGCCCTGCGGTGCGGGGCCCGGGCGATCGTCGCGATCACCGCCGGTTTCGCCGAGACCGGCGACGCGGGGCGGATACGGCAGCAGGCCGTCGCCGAACGCGTACGCGCCGCCGGTGCCGTGATGGTCGGGCCCAACTGCCTGGGGATCGCGGACAACACCACCGACCTCTTCCTGGCTTCCGACACCTTCACTCCCGGCGGCGTCGCACTCCTGAGCCAGAGCGGCAACCTCGCCCTCGAACTCCAGCTCCGCTTCCGCCCGCACGGCCTCGGCTTCTCGCGGTTCGTCTCGCTCGGCAACCAGGCCGACGTCACCCTCGTCGACCTCCTCGCCGACTGCGCCCGGCACGAGGGCACCCGGGCCATCGCGGTCTACGCGGAGGACTTCGGCGACGGACGCGCCTTCGCCGAGGCTGCCGCCGACGCGGGCAAGCCCGTGGTGCTGCTCACCGCCGGACGCGGCGACGCCTCCGCGCGCAGCGCGCAGTCCCACACCGGCGCGCTGACCACGTCGGCCGACGTCGTGACGGCCGCCTGCCGGGACGCCGGTGTGGAACTCGTCGCCACGCCCCGCGAACTCACGGTGGCCGTGGCCGCGTTGAGCGGCGCGCGACGGGCATCGGGACGCAGGGTCGCCGTGCTCACCGACGGCGGCGGACACGGCGTCGTCGCCGCCGACGCCGTCGAGGCGGCCGGCCTGACGGTGCCCGAACTCCACGAGCCGACAAGGCAGGAGCTGAGGGAGGCCCTCTGGGAGCAGTCGGCCGTCGCCAACCCCGTGGACCTCGCCGGGATGGGTGAGCAGGACCCCGGCTCCTACGCGGAGACGGTCGCCGCGCTGCTGGCGGCCGAGGAGGTCGACGCCGTGCTGATGACCGGCTACTTCGGCGGCTACGCGGCGGCCGAAGGCGGCCTCGGAGGAGGCGGCAAGGCACTTGCGGACGGGGAGAAGGAGGCCGCCCGCCTCATCGCCGCCCGGCACCGCGCCACCGCCAAGCCGCTCGTCGTCCAGTCCATGTACCCCGAGTCCCCGAGCTGCCGTACCCTCGCCGCGGCCGGCATCCCCGTCTTCGCCGCCACCGAGGACTCCGCCCGCGCCCTCGCCGCGACGGCACCCGTGGAAGAGTGCACCGGGGTCACGCCCCTTCCCCGGCCGGCGCCCCCGCTGCGCGAGAGCGGCTACATGGAGACGCGCCGAGCCCTCGAAGAGGCCGGACTCGCCTTCCCCGCAGCCCGCGAGATCCACGACGAGGCCGAACTGCTCGCCGCAGCCGAGGAGTTCAGCGGCCCGTACGTCCTCAAGGCCCTCCATCTGCTCCACAAGTCGGATGCGGGCGGAGTGGTACTCGGTCTGGCCGGACCCGGCGAACTGCTCGCCGCCTTCCGCGAGATGCACGCCCGGCTCGGCGCCTCCTCCTACTCCGTGGAGGCCATGGCCGACCTGACCGACGGCATCGAGCTGATCGTCGGCGTCAACCGCGACCCGCGCTTCGGCCCGGTCGCCATGGTCGGCCTCGGCGGAGTGCTGGCGGAGGCGTTGCACGACGTCGCCTTCACCCTCGCCCCCGTGCCCGCCGAACGGGCCGTGAGTCTGCTGCGCGGCCTGCGCACCGCTGCCCTGCTCGACGGGGTGCGGGGCAAACCGCCCGTCGACGTCGAAGCGGCCGCGAAGGCCGTCGAAGCGATCACCGCGTTCGCCGCCGCCCACCCGGAGATCGCCGAGATCGAGGTCAACCCCCTTCTCGTGCGCCCCGACGGTGCACTCGCCCTCGACTCCCGCGCCGTACTCGCCTGA